In Paenibacillus dendritiformis, the DNA window ATTCGGATACGAGACCAACCTGCATATAGCTCAGCGGATCCACATACGGATTGCGGAGCCGGATCGATTCCTGAATGACCGGGACATTGTCGAGAATCTCCTGCTGCCCCGTAATCTTAAGGATCAAATCCGACGTTAACTTATACTCTTCTTCGATCAGGCGGAAGATGCGTTCCCGCACGGCATCATCCTTCACCATGCCGGAGTACTCCTTGGCGATGACCAGATCGGCCTTGGCCAATGCCATCTGCAGGCTGTCAATCATCGACTGGAAGAAGGAATAATGGCGGTACATGTCGCGCATCACGGCCAGATTCTCTTCCTTGCCCTGATAGAAGCTCTGCAGGCCTGTTCCTGCCGCATACCACGCCGGCAGCAGATATCGGCTCTGCGTCCACGCAAACACCCATGGTATGGCACGCAAATCCTCAAACCGGTCGCTGTTCTTCCGCTTCGAAGGCCGGGAACCGATGTTCAGCTCCCCGACTTCAGGCAGCGGGGTCGATTCCTTGAAGTAAGTCAGGAAATCCGGATCCCGGAAAATCAAATCCTGATATTTCTTCAACGACGTCTGGGAAATGCTCTCCATCAGCTCTTTCCACTTGGATTCGTATAAATCGGTATGGTCTGACCGTGCCAGCATAGCCGCTTGAATGAGCGCAGAGGTCGCTTGCTCCAGACTGCGGTAAGCAATGCCTTGCATCGCATAACGGGAGGACAGAACCTCGCCCTGCTCCGTAATCTTGATGCCGCCTCCGATCGTGTGCGGCGGCTGAGCGAGAATGCTCCGGTTGAGGGGCATTCCCCCGCGGCCGAGCGCACCGCCCCGCCCATGGAAGAACTTAATTTTAACATTATAGTTTTGAGCCATTGCTGTCAATTCCTTCAGCGCCAATCGGAGCTCCCAGTTAGCCGTAAATACCCCTCCGTCTTTGTTGCTGTCGGAGTACCCCAGCATAATCTCCTGCACGTCGCTCATCGCGCTGACCGCGCTCCGGTAGATCGGAAGATCGAACAGCCGCTTCATGATTCCTGGCGCTGCATGGAGGTCGTCAATCGTCTCGAACAACGGAACGGCCTGAAGCGTGCAGTGAACCTTGCCGTTTGCATCCTGACGGAACAAGCCGACTTCCTTGGAGAGCAGCATGACCTCAAGCACGTCGCTGGCGGCTTCCGCCATGCTGATCAAATAGCTTGTAATGCATTTCTCCCCGAACTCCCTCTGGGCGCGCTGAATCGTACGGTAGACGTCCAGACATTCCCGGGTCGACTCGCTGTACTCTATATAAGACGACACCAATGGCCTTGGGTCCTGCAAAAGTTGATGAAGCAAATCGATTTTTTCTTCCTCGCCGAGCGCGCCGTAATTATCGACAATCTTCATGTTGGCCAAAATTTCGGTCATGGCGTTCTCATGCTCTTTGCTGTGCTGGCGGATATCCAGCGCGGCCATGTAGAAGCCGAACAATTCGACTTGACGAATCAGCTTCGTGACAAGGGTATCGGCTACATAATCCGCATAATGGTGGCGAAGGCTGCGGTCAATGATGCGCAAATCCTCTACGAATTCCACAGGATCGCGGTAACGCGCAGAAGTGTCTCGCGTTGACTCGTCCAACATATTGTTCAATCGCTCGAACATATAAATCAACTTGATGCGATATGGCTCTTTTTCATTATTCCACACTTCGGCCCGCTTCAATGGGACATTGGCGCGATCGGCCGCAATCGATTGCAGCAGTTCATCGGATACCTGTACAATGCTGGTGCTGAAGCTCAGACTGCGAAACAATTCCTTCAGCCGTTCTTCGTATTTTCGAATCGCAAGCTTCCGGTGCATTTGGAGCGTCTGCCACGTTACTTCCGCGGTGACGGACGGATTGCCGTCCCGGTCTCCTCCGATCCAGGAACCGAACCGCAGATAAGTCGGCACATGCCAGCTCTGCGTCGGATAATATTTGTCAAGGCAACGTTCCAACTCCTGATAGACCTCAGGCAGAACATCGAATAACGTCTCATTGAAGTAATACAGTCCATTGCGGACTTCATCCAATACCGTCGGCTTCCGATCCCGGAGTTCATCCGTCTGCCAGAGCGTAATGACTTCATTCAGCAGCTTGTCGCGTAGT includes these proteins:
- the ppc gene encoding phosphoenolpyruvate carboxylase, translated to MTDLTLTASKANSNNLLRRDVRFLGNILGEVLVHQGGNELLDIVEKIREISKSLRAVFLPELYEEFKQLINTLNPDIRHQVIRAFAIYFQLVNIAEQNHRVRRKRDYERSAGETVQPGSIESVILELKERNCSEEELREILGSISLELVMTAHPTEAMRRAILDIHKRIAEDMMLLDNPTLTYREREQLRDKLLNEVITLWQTDELRDRKPTVLDEVRNGLYYFNETLFDVLPEVYQELERCLDKYYPTQSWHVPTYLRFGSWIGGDRDGNPSVTAEVTWQTLQMHRKLAIRKYEERLKELFRSLSFSTSIVQVSDELLQSIAADRANVPLKRAEVWNNEKEPYRIKLIYMFERLNNMLDESTRDTSARYRDPVEFVEDLRIIDRSLRHHYADYVADTLVTKLIRQVELFGFYMAALDIRQHSKEHENAMTEILANMKIVDNYGALGEEEKIDLLHQLLQDPRPLVSSYIEYSESTRECLDVYRTIQRAQREFGEKCITSYLISMAEAASDVLEVMLLSKEVGLFRQDANGKVHCTLQAVPLFETIDDLHAAPGIMKRLFDLPIYRSAVSAMSDVQEIMLGYSDSNKDGGVFTANWELRLALKELTAMAQNYNVKIKFFHGRGGALGRGGMPLNRSILAQPPHTIGGGIKITEQGEVLSSRYAMQGIAYRSLEQATSALIQAAMLARSDHTDLYESKWKELMESISQTSLKKYQDLIFRDPDFLTYFKESTPLPEVGELNIGSRPSKRKNSDRFEDLRAIPWVFAWTQSRYLLPAWYAAGTGLQSFYQGKEENLAVMRDMYRHYSFFQSMIDSLQMALAKADLVIAKEYSGMVKDDAVRERIFRLIEEEYKLTSDLILKITGQQEILDNVPVIQESIRLRNPYVDPLSYMQVGLVSELRELREAGNDNPILLREVLLTINGIAAGLRNTG